The Candidatus Nitrosymbiomonas proteolyticus genome has a segment encoding these proteins:
- a CDS encoding D-lyxose/D-mannose family sugar isomerase: MNALVRSAAQCFEEHGWALPPEPRWRVTDFGLGRLKLWGLVLLRQVQEPEYAEDLAYLREGMVVPAHFEPHLKKELLCRYGVLAIQLWPGDPVQTSGAKVPVKIDGDIYEATAGDPIALEAGERMTLEPGVIHEYSPASPECILTLLHGDGSEDDTVFVNPDVRKKPEIEEDELPSFWLETDIEEAN, from the coding sequence GTGAATGCGCTGGTTCGGAGCGCGGCGCAATGCTTTGAAGAACATGGCTGGGCGCTTCCGCCCGAGCCTCGCTGGCGCGTCACGGACTTCGGCCTGGGGAGGCTCAAGCTCTGGGGACTGGTTTTGCTTCGGCAGGTGCAGGAGCCCGAATACGCCGAAGACCTCGCTTACCTCCGCGAGGGGATGGTGGTGCCGGCGCACTTCGAACCCCACCTGAAAAAGGAGCTGTTGTGTCGTTACGGGGTGCTCGCGATCCAACTCTGGCCCGGCGACCCGGTTCAGACGAGTGGCGCGAAGGTCCCGGTCAAGATCGACGGGGACATCTATGAGGCCACGGCGGGCGACCCGATCGCGCTCGAAGCTGGGGAAAGGATGACGCTCGAACCCGGAGTCATCCATGAATACTCCCCCGCAAGCCCGGAGTGCATCCTGACCCTCCTCCACGGGGACGGTTCTGAGGACGACACGGTGTTTGTGAACCCCGACGTCCGCAAGAAGCCTGAAATCGAGGAGGACGAGCTTCCCTCCTTCTGGCTCGAAACCGACATCGAAGAGGCGAACTGA
- a CDS encoding dihydrodipicolinate synthase: MNWQGVLPAITTPFGDRLEVDVEFLARHVDWLIGNGCVGIVPLGSLGEGATLDFEEKREILRTCVAASEGRVPVVAGIAALSTRDAVHLAREAEKTGCEGLMVLPAYVYKGDSRETLLHFSAVLGATDLPCMIYNNPIAYSVDLMPSQIAFLAERHSNVQAVKESSADVRRITELRALCGDALEVLVGVDDLIVEGIAAGATGWIAGLVNALPAESVRLFAECRESGPESVETLYRWFLPLLRLDTVPKFVQLIKLVQQEVGMGSERVRPPRLELVGEERDRALAIIREALSTRPELAGLG; encoded by the coding sequence ATGAACTGGCAAGGCGTGCTTCCGGCAATAACGACCCCCTTCGGCGACCGGCTCGAAGTCGATGTCGAGTTCCTTGCGCGGCACGTCGATTGGCTGATCGGCAACGGCTGTGTGGGCATCGTGCCGCTGGGTTCGCTGGGCGAGGGGGCGACGCTCGACTTCGAAGAGAAGCGTGAGATATTGCGAACCTGCGTCGCAGCCAGCGAGGGAAGGGTCCCTGTGGTCGCCGGGATCGCCGCCCTTTCTACCCGCGACGCCGTCCACCTCGCGCGCGAAGCCGAGAAGACCGGCTGTGAAGGGCTGATGGTGCTTCCCGCTTACGTGTACAAGGGCGACAGCCGGGAGACGCTGCTTCACTTCTCGGCAGTTTTGGGTGCGACCGATCTGCCCTGCATGATCTACAACAACCCGATTGCCTACTCCGTCGACCTGATGCCCAGCCAAATCGCCTTTCTCGCTGAACGGCACTCGAACGTTCAGGCGGTCAAAGAGTCGAGCGCGGATGTGCGCAGGATCACCGAGTTGCGAGCCCTTTGCGGCGACGCCTTGGAGGTCCTCGTCGGCGTGGACGACCTGATCGTCGAGGGAATCGCCGCCGGAGCGACGGGCTGGATCGCGGGATTGGTGAACGCCCTCCCCGCGGAGTCGGTCCGGCTTTTCGCCGAGTGCCGCGAATCGGGACCGGAGAGCGTGGAGACGTTGTACCGGTGGTTTCTGCCGCTGCTCAGGCTCGACACGGTACCCAAGTTCGTTCAACTCATCAAGCTCGTTCAGCAAGAGGTAGGGATGGGCTCAGAGCGGGTCCGTCCGCCCCGCCTTGAACTGGTGGGCGAGGAGCGGGATCGAGCGCTGGCGATCATCCGCGAGGCGCTTTCGACCCGGCCCGAACTCGCGGGCCTTGGCTAA
- a CDS encoding hypothetical conserved protein has protein sequence MNEAIRYDVVVVGAGPAGLAASLAASNRGAKVALIDEGQVPGGQIWRAHRGRPSSGAVSRIRALSEAGVSLWSGCTVFDAPRSGTLAVAREGQGFALTYSRLVLACGAREVFLPFPGWRTPGVVGVGGLQALVKGGLSVENKEVIVCGSGPLLVAVASYLRRSGASVPMLLECVPAAHLRSLAIPLLTRPTLLRQAVSLRWSLRGVRIALGAQILGVEGSQQGKSLRWSDARGRGFQTRFDWLACGFGLVPNLELAGLLGCEISGRAVTVRESLETSVPGVFAAGEQLGIGGVECALIEGEIAGASAAGDSGPATQLRSRRKRARAWAESLGSAYAWRPSYLSPPSDEETLCVCEGVRLGAVKACSGFREARVCHRLGMGPCQGKTCGPAATRLFGWEAEPPKAPIRPVQVGSWLGVLDPGSAPDRNEP, from the coding sequence ATGAATGAGGCGATACGTTACGATGTCGTGGTCGTTGGCGCGGGCCCTGCCGGTCTCGCTGCATCGCTTGCGGCTTCGAATCGGGGCGCGAAGGTCGCGCTGATCGACGAGGGGCAGGTCCCCGGCGGCCAGATTTGGCGGGCGCACCGAGGAAGACCCTCTTCAGGCGCAGTATCGAGAATTCGGGCGCTCAGCGAAGCCGGAGTCAGCCTCTGGTCGGGCTGCACGGTGTTCGATGCGCCAAGATCGGGAACGCTTGCGGTCGCGCGTGAGGGTCAAGGGTTCGCCCTCACCTACAGCCGCCTGGTGCTCGCTTGCGGCGCGCGCGAGGTGTTCCTGCCGTTTCCGGGGTGGAGAACCCCCGGGGTCGTCGGAGTTGGAGGGCTTCAGGCACTGGTGAAGGGTGGTCTTTCCGTTGAGAACAAGGAGGTGATCGTCTGCGGTTCGGGCCCTTTGCTGGTTGCCGTTGCCAGCTACCTGCGCCGGTCGGGCGCGAGCGTCCCGATGCTGCTCGAATGTGTTCCGGCGGCGCACCTGCGAAGCCTTGCGATTCCCCTGCTGACCCGGCCCACTCTCCTGCGTCAGGCCGTGAGTCTCCGATGGAGCTTGCGAGGCGTCCGAATCGCTCTGGGGGCCCAGATTCTTGGGGTCGAAGGGAGTCAGCAGGGCAAGAGTCTGCGCTGGTCGGACGCGAGGGGCCGCGGGTTCCAAACCCGCTTCGACTGGCTGGCGTGCGGGTTCGGGTTGGTTCCCAACCTCGAGCTGGCCGGACTCCTCGGCTGCGAAATTTCGGGGCGGGCGGTAACGGTCCGCGAATCGCTGGAGACGAGCGTACCGGGTGTGTTTGCGGCGGGCGAGCAGCTTGGGATTGGGGGCGTCGAATGCGCGCTGATCGAAGGGGAGATCGCCGGCGCGTCGGCAGCGGGCGATTCCGGTCCAGCTACCCAACTGCGGTCGAGGCGAAAGCGCGCCCGTGCTTGGGCGGAATCGCTTGGATCGGCCTACGCCTGGCGGCCCTCCTACCTCTCCCCGCCGAGCGACGAAGAGACTCTGTGCGTCTGCGAGGGTGTTCGCTTGGGGGCAGTGAAGGCGTGTTCTGGATTTCGAGAAGCGAGGGTGTGCCACAGACTGGGGATGGGACCCTGCCAGGGCAAGACTTGCGGACCTGCCGCAACTCGGTTGTTCGGGTGGGAGGCTGAACCCCCGAAGGCCCCGATCCGGCCGGTCCAGGTAGGCTCTTGGTTGGGCGTGTTGGACCCAGGCTCCGCGCCCGATAGGAACGAACCATGA
- a CDS encoding peptidase M28: MPASDVAVGKVIELGKRDNQAFALLQELARIGPRLTGSPNAQRACLWAVEKFKSFGIENARIEEWGEMPVGFQRGPRQSARMVAPVVRELEFTTPSWSPGTEGPLRGPAVLEPTTEEELAAVSAKLSGAWVVAPPASEGRRAAPAQLQRKLYELGILGRITSSGSERVTTGGRFTGLSFDNLPTERRITVRKSDMDAIRERLERAEKVELEFDMENTFVPGPIKLYNVIADIVGTERPDEMVIVCAHLDSWDGPGSVGANDNGTGVVSAMEAARILMKSGVKPKRTIRFALWTGEEQGLLGSRGYVQKHKDDWEKISLVLNDDGGTNYHGGYHVIESMAEMFRQAIAPVSEAFPDLPQRIEIVAQMPRGGSSDHASFNMVGVPGFYTIEAGRADYGHVWHTQNDRPEYSIPEYLVQSSVDHAAMSLYFANAASLLPRPATPVADRPLPSVPEFGGWRIFDPLEEHGPECDHDDDFAAYWWDRFLRELPRLARSVVRS; this comes from the coding sequence TTGCCGGCCAGCGACGTAGCGGTCGGTAAGGTCATCGAACTCGGCAAACGAGACAACCAGGCGTTTGCTTTGCTTCAAGAACTGGCAAGGATCGGCCCGCGACTTACAGGTTCGCCGAACGCTCAGCGCGCCTGCCTTTGGGCGGTTGAGAAGTTCAAGTCCTTCGGAATCGAAAACGCCCGAATCGAGGAGTGGGGCGAGATGCCGGTCGGGTTCCAGCGCGGCCCGCGGCAGTCCGCAAGAATGGTCGCTCCTGTGGTGCGCGAACTGGAGTTTACGACCCCGTCCTGGTCACCCGGAACCGAGGGCCCCTTGCGCGGGCCCGCTGTTTTGGAGCCGACGACCGAAGAAGAGTTAGCGGCCGTTTCCGCGAAGTTGAGTGGCGCTTGGGTCGTAGCCCCACCGGCGTCGGAAGGGCGTCGAGCAGCGCCGGCGCAATTGCAGCGCAAGCTTTACGAACTCGGCATCCTCGGCCGCATCACATCTTCGGGGAGCGAGCGGGTCACCACCGGGGGCAGATTCACAGGACTGAGTTTCGACAACCTCCCGACGGAGCGCCGCATCACGGTCCGAAAGTCGGACATGGACGCGATTCGCGAGCGGCTCGAACGGGCTGAGAAGGTCGAGCTCGAGTTCGACATGGAGAACACGTTCGTGCCCGGACCCATCAAGCTCTACAACGTCATCGCCGACATCGTGGGAACCGAGCGGCCCGACGAAATGGTGATCGTCTGCGCTCATCTCGACAGTTGGGATGGCCCAGGTTCGGTCGGCGCCAACGACAACGGCACGGGCGTCGTCTCGGCGATGGAGGCCGCGCGGATTCTCATGAAGTCCGGCGTCAAGCCCAAACGAACGATCCGATTCGCTCTCTGGACCGGCGAAGAGCAAGGCCTACTGGGTTCCCGTGGGTACGTCCAGAAGCACAAGGACGACTGGGAAAAGATTTCTCTGGTGCTCAACGACGACGGAGGCACGAACTACCACGGCGGTTATCACGTGATCGAGTCGATGGCCGAAATGTTCCGGCAAGCGATTGCGCCGGTTTCCGAGGCCTTTCCCGACCTGCCGCAACGCATCGAGATCGTCGCGCAAATGCCCCGAGGAGGAAGCAGCGACCACGCATCGTTCAACATGGTCGGGGTACCTGGGTTTTATACGATCGAAGCCGGGCGAGCGGATTACGGCCACGTGTGGCACACCCAAAACGACCGACCGGAGTACTCGATCCCGGAGTACCTTGTTCAATCCTCGGTCGATCACGCGGCGATGTCGCTTTACTTTGCGAACGCGGCCTCACTCTTGCCACGTCCGGCGACGCCGGTGGCCGATCGCCCCCTTCCCAGCGTTCCTGAGTTCGGAGGCTGGCGCATTTTCGATCCGCTCGAAGAGCACGGGCCGGAATGCGACCACGACGATGACTTCGCGGCCTACTGGTGGGACAGGTTCTTGAGAGAACTCCCTAGGCTCGCGCGGTCGGTCGTTCGCAGCTGA
- a CDS encoding aldehyde dehydrogenase family protein has protein sequence MKEMIASAPFARSFIGGTFVDSTSSSTWTSSNPANSSDFVAEFATGSREDACRAIDSAQSAYPSWSGLTGMARAEFLNRWAEVIEARTEELAVAMTREVGKPIVESRGEVARCAVILRYYAGEAVRPQGQVIPCQMRGALQYSIRGPLGVVAMITPWNFPLAIPLWKLGPALAMGNTAVLKCAEASSWMGKLLAETTLEAELPEGVVNLLLGSGPILGDALLDDNRVRALSFTGSAKVGRHLAARCAERGIKFQGEMGGKNVAIVLPDADLDVAAKWVASGAMRFAGQKCTATSRVVVDSAIRTEFREKLAAAVVALPVGDPTEESTAVGPVISAESRQRIDEAVSRAESEVLYKGEVPQALNERGHYVSPQVHAVADPKAEICQTELFGPILVELTANGFDEAIELANQSEYGLSASLFTRDLPAALQYVSRIEAGMVRVNADTTGVDPHAPFGGVKGSSTHSREQGPVAIDFYSEVKTVQISG, from the coding sequence ATGAAGGAGATGATCGCATCCGCACCCTTCGCACGAAGCTTCATCGGGGGCACATTTGTGGATTCCACGTCGTCCTCAACGTGGACCTCCTCAAATCCCGCGAACTCATCAGACTTTGTTGCCGAGTTCGCTACAGGATCGCGAGAGGACGCGTGTCGGGCGATCGACTCCGCTCAATCGGCCTACCCGAGTTGGTCCGGCCTCACGGGAATGGCTCGAGCGGAGTTCTTGAACCGTTGGGCCGAGGTGATCGAGGCCCGAACCGAAGAACTCGCGGTCGCGATGACGAGGGAGGTCGGCAAGCCGATCGTCGAGTCTCGGGGGGAGGTCGCTCGGTGCGCCGTGATTCTCCGTTACTATGCGGGCGAAGCGGTTCGGCCGCAAGGACAAGTGATCCCGTGCCAAATGCGCGGCGCCCTACAGTATTCGATCCGTGGGCCTCTCGGGGTCGTGGCGATGATCACCCCTTGGAACTTCCCACTCGCCATTCCGCTTTGGAAACTCGGCCCCGCGTTGGCGATGGGCAACACCGCGGTGCTCAAGTGCGCTGAAGCTTCGTCGTGGATGGGCAAGTTGTTGGCGGAAACGACACTTGAAGCCGAGCTTCCCGAGGGCGTAGTCAACCTCTTGCTAGGCTCGGGGCCGATTCTGGGAGACGCCCTGCTCGACGACAACAGGGTACGGGCTCTCAGCTTTACGGGTTCTGCGAAGGTCGGACGCCACCTCGCGGCCCGGTGCGCTGAACGGGGGATCAAGTTTCAGGGCGAGATGGGCGGGAAGAACGTTGCCATCGTCTTGCCCGACGCCGATCTCGACGTCGCCGCAAAGTGGGTCGCCTCAGGCGCAATGAGGTTTGCCGGGCAAAAGTGTACGGCTACCAGCCGCGTGGTCGTCGATTCCGCCATCCGGACTGAATTCCGCGAAAAGCTCGCCGCAGCGGTGGTGGCGCTCCCTGTCGGCGATCCGACCGAAGAATCAACGGCCGTGGGGCCTGTGATCTCCGCCGAATCGAGGCAGAGGATCGACGAAGCCGTCTCTCGCGCCGAGTCCGAAGTGCTCTACAAGGGAGAAGTCCCCCAAGCTCTAAATGAGCGCGGGCACTACGTCTCGCCCCAAGTTCACGCCGTCGCCGACCCGAAGGCAGAAATCTGTCAAACCGAACTGTTCGGGCCCATCCTCGTTGAACTCACCGCCAACGGCTTCGACGAAGCGATCGAACTAGCGAATCAAAGCGAGTACGGCCTTTCCGCTTCGCTCTTCACCCGAGACCTCCCCGCTGCCCTGCAATACGTTTCGCGCATCGAGGCGGGCATGGTCCGAGTCAATGCGGACACAACAGGCGTCGACCCTCACGCTCCTTTCGGGGGAGTGAAAGGCAGCAGCACCCACTCGCGAGAGCAGGGTCCCGTGGCAATCGACTTCTACTCCGAAGTCAAGACCGTCCAAATCAGCGGCTGA
- a CDS encoding X-Pro dipeptidyl-peptidase — protein sequence MRLAGRIRSWTLPLPIVALSLASALAHPQGAVYVRLNYDRFDYQIPMRDGVRLYTVVYAPKEQSARYPFLMMRTPYSVRPYEKDQMRGSLGPTSGYAEEKFIFVYQDVRGRYMSEGDFEWMRPYKPTKSGLDTDESTDTWDTIEFLLKTVPNHNGRVGVYGTSYPGHYAAQTLTQPHPALRAVSPQAPMADNWLGDDMHHNGAFFLPHAMNFIAGFGKKREGPTTDYGRGVFQHGTPDGYRFFLEMGALPNANRLYLRDQIRIWNEWMEHGDYDAYWQAQNVPQHLKQVGKVAVLTVGGWWDAEDLFGPLAIYRSIESNNPGATNHLVMGPWYHGSWNFGPGNNLHDIVWTTNTGEDFREKMQMPFFRHFLKDAGTFELSDAMMFDVGADKWFEFDSWPPKAALSKNLYLRAGELLSLTPPAASTRNLFAEYMSDPNRPVPCSAEISVGMPRSYMIEDQRFVWNRPDVLSFETPVLEEDTTLAGPLTATLFISTTGTDADFIVKLIDVYPNDAPNNSPRTSVRMGGYQMLIRGEPMRAKYRTSWSNPTPLTPNRVEKVSFVLPDILHTFRKGHKIMVQVHSSWFPLIDRNPHRFLNIYQAKDSDFQKATHKVHFDAANPSHLAVGVLPSGSSQR from the coding sequence ATGAGACTCGCTGGCCGAATCCGCTCTTGGACGCTTCCGCTCCCGATCGTCGCTCTCAGCTTGGCCTCTGCGTTGGCGCACCCGCAAGGCGCGGTTTATGTGCGCTTGAACTACGACCGTTTCGACTACCAAATCCCCATGAGAGACGGGGTCAGGCTCTATACGGTCGTCTATGCCCCCAAAGAGCAGTCGGCGCGCTACCCGTTCCTGATGATGCGCACCCCTTACAGCGTGAGGCCCTACGAAAAGGATCAGATGAGGGGGTCGTTAGGACCGACTTCGGGATATGCGGAAGAGAAGTTCATTTTCGTGTACCAGGACGTTAGGGGCAGGTACATGTCGGAAGGGGACTTCGAGTGGATGCGGCCTTACAAACCCACCAAGAGCGGCCTCGATACGGACGAATCCACCGACACGTGGGACACGATCGAATTCCTCCTCAAGACCGTGCCCAACCACAACGGCAGGGTCGGAGTCTACGGGACTTCTTACCCGGGCCACTACGCCGCGCAGACTCTGACCCAGCCGCACCCCGCTCTGCGCGCCGTCTCACCGCAAGCGCCCATGGCCGACAACTGGCTCGGCGACGACATGCACCACAACGGGGCGTTCTTCCTTCCCCACGCTATGAACTTCATTGCCGGGTTTGGGAAGAAGCGCGAGGGACCCACCACCGACTATGGACGAGGCGTTTTCCAGCACGGGACGCCCGACGGCTACAGGTTCTTCCTCGAAATGGGCGCGCTGCCCAACGCCAACCGCCTCTACCTCAGGGACCAGATTCGAATCTGGAACGAGTGGATGGAGCACGGCGATTACGACGCGTACTGGCAGGCGCAGAACGTCCCCCAACACCTCAAGCAGGTCGGCAAGGTGGCGGTGCTGACGGTCGGCGGGTGGTGGGACGCCGAGGACCTCTTCGGCCCGCTCGCGATTTACAGGTCCATCGAATCCAACAACCCGGGCGCAACCAACCACCTGGTGATGGGACCGTGGTACCACGGCTCGTGGAACTTCGGTCCAGGCAACAACCTTCACGATATCGTCTGGACAACCAACACCGGCGAGGACTTCCGGGAGAAGATGCAAATGCCTTTCTTCCGGCACTTCCTCAAGGACGCCGGTACCTTTGAACTGAGCGACGCGATGATGTTCGACGTGGGCGCAGACAAGTGGTTCGAGTTCGATTCTTGGCCCCCGAAAGCGGCGCTGTCGAAGAATCTTTACCTGCGGGCGGGCGAACTGCTTTCGCTCACGCCTCCTGCCGCAAGCACGAGAAACCTCTTTGCCGAATACATGAGCGACCCCAATCGGCCCGTGCCTTGTTCAGCGGAGATCAGCGTGGGGATGCCAAGAAGCTACATGATCGAGGATCAGCGGTTCGTGTGGAACCGGCCCGACGTGCTGTCGTTCGAGACGCCGGTCTTGGAGGAGGACACGACGCTGGCAGGCCCCCTCACCGCGACTTTGTTCATTTCGACGACGGGCACCGACGCCGACTTCATCGTCAAGCTGATCGACGTATATCCCAACGACGCGCCCAACAATTCGCCTCGAACGAGCGTGCGCATGGGCGGATACCAGATGCTGATCCGCGGCGAGCCGATGCGCGCGAAGTACCGCACGAGTTGGTCGAACCCGACCCCGCTCACCCCTAACCGAGTCGAAAAGGTCTCCTTTGTGCTGCCCGACATCCTCCACACGTTCCGAAAGGGCCACAAGATCATGGTGCAGGTGCATAGCTCATGGTTCCCGCTGATCGACCGCAACCCGCACCGGTTCCTCAACATCTATCAGGCCAAAGACAGCGACTTCCAGAAAGCGACCCATAAGGTGCATTTCGATGCCGCGAATCCCAGCCACCTCGCCGTGGGTGTCCTACCGTCAGGTTCCTCGCAGCGATAG
- a CDS encoding GNAT family acetyltransferase, with translation MEGTKCARLLIRCWSDSDDVGALTELLHRAYRKHLEANLNFVAATQPPEHTSRRIARGTCWIAEREQDIVGTAMLEGPGDDDPDDPPLYRDTSVCVLSQFAVEPRMQGTGIGKALLAKVESEAIRLGAATLALDTSEKATDLIRLYERWGFRFVAFHQWGGNVNYRSVVMSKSLVPPLQE, from the coding sequence ATGGAAGGCACGAAATGCGCCAGGTTGCTCATTCGGTGCTGGAGCGACTCGGACGACGTGGGCGCCCTGACCGAACTGCTGCATCGCGCTTACAGAAAGCACCTCGAAGCCAATCTCAACTTCGTGGCCGCGACGCAGCCCCCCGAACACACCTCCCGAAGAATCGCAAGGGGCACATGCTGGATCGCCGAACGGGAGCAAGACATCGTAGGCACGGCGATGCTCGAAGGTCCCGGTGACGACGATCCCGACGACCCGCCTTTGTACCGCGATACCAGCGTCTGCGTCCTCAGCCAATTCGCCGTCGAACCCCGGATGCAGGGAACAGGGATCGGGAAGGCGCTGCTGGCGAAAGTCGAGTCCGAGGCGATCCGACTGGGAGCGGCCACGCTCGCCCTCGACACGAGCGAGAAGGCCACGGACCTGATTCGATTGTACGAGCGCTGGGGCTTCCGATTCGTCGCGTTTCATCAGTGGGGTGGCAACGTCAACTACCGGAGCGTTGTGATGTCGAAGTCTTTGGTCCCTCCCTTGCAGGAGTAG
- a CDS encoding RNA 2',3'-cyclic phosphodiesterase, protein MSLVESALRESAREFPPIRARVAQIGGFPSALRARVVWAGVDAEGDAIRLLAQSLRIRLQEREIAFDPKPISPHITLARVSRNGRSLGLRLPEGSKTDFGSWTLGIIRLTQSLQGREGSEYESLFEFPLTGAES, encoded by the coding sequence GTGAGCCTTGTCGAGAGCGCGCTTCGCGAGTCCGCGCGTGAGTTCCCTCCGATCCGGGCGCGAGTTGCCCAAATCGGGGGCTTCCCCAGTGCCCTTCGGGCGCGCGTGGTGTGGGCCGGGGTCGATGCGGAGGGCGACGCGATTCGCCTCTTGGCGCAATCCCTCCGCATCCGGCTTCAGGAGCGGGAAATCGCGTTCGACCCGAAGCCGATTTCGCCCCACATCACGCTGGCCCGCGTCTCGCGCAACGGAAGAAGCCTTGGGCTCCGGTTGCCAGAAGGAAGCAAGACCGATTTCGGCTCCTGGACCCTCGGCATAATTCGACTCACTCAGAGCCTTCAGGGACGCGAGGGCTCCGAATACGAGTCCCTATTCGAGTTTCCGCTCACGGGGGCCGAGTCTTGA